From the endosymbiont of Bathymodiolus septemdierum str. Myojin knoll genome, one window contains:
- a CDS encoding (2Fe-2S) ferredoxin domain-containing protein, producing MSHYTRHIFFCNNIRKDGKSCCSQFDAKELYRYAKGKCRDMALLGKGKIGVSESRCLGRCEHGPVAVVYPDNIWYQYIDKEDLDNIISEHLVGGKPVKRLQID from the coding sequence ATGAGTCATTACACCCGACACATTTTTTTCTGCAACAATATTCGCAAAGATGGAAAATCGTGCTGCTCGCAATTTGATGCTAAAGAGTTGTATCGTTATGCGAAGGGTAAATGCCGTGATATGGCATTACTCGGCAAAGGAAAAATCGGTGTCAGTGAATCGCGTTGTTTAGGGCGCTGTGAACATGGACCAGTCGCCGTGGTATATCCCGATAATATTTGGTATCAGTATATTGACAAAGAGGACCTTGATAACATTATTTCCGAACATTTGGTCGGCGGAAAGCCTGTAAAGCGCCTACAAATTGATTAA
- the gap gene encoding type I glyceraldehyde-3-phosphate dehydrogenase, which produces MAVKVGINGFGRIGRMVFRAIKKDFPELEVVGINDLLENEYLAYMLKYDTAQGRFDGTVEVEGDNFIVDGKKIRLSAERNPADLKWGDIGAEVVIDCTGFFLTEESCQAHIEAGAKKVVQSAPAKDSTPMFVYGVNHDSYDGQAIVSAASCTTNCLAPIAKIINDNWGLKRGLMTTVHASTATQKTVDGPSMKDWRGGRAVFENIIPSSTGAAKAVGVVLPELNGKLTGMAFRIPSVDVSVVDLTCELDKEASYEEICATIKTASETTMKGTLQYTEDMVVSSDFRGVSASSIFDANAGIALDSTFVKLVSWYDNEYGYTCNMLRLVKHIA; this is translated from the coding sequence ATGGCAGTAAAAGTAGGTATTAATGGTTTTGGTCGTATTGGTCGCATGGTTTTTCGTGCAATTAAAAAGGACTTCCCTGAATTAGAAGTGGTTGGTATTAACGACTTATTGGAAAATGAATACTTGGCATATATGCTTAAGTATGATACAGCGCAAGGCCGTTTTGATGGCACTGTTGAAGTGGAAGGTGATAACTTTATCGTCGATGGCAAGAAAATCCGTCTTTCTGCTGAGCGTAATCCAGCAGACCTCAAATGGGGTGATATTGGTGCAGAAGTCGTTATTGACTGTACAGGTTTTTTCTTAACGGAAGAGTCTTGTCAAGCACACATCGAAGCCGGTGCTAAGAAAGTTGTTCAATCAGCACCTGCTAAAGACAGTACGCCAATGTTTGTTTACGGTGTTAATCACGATTCTTATGACGGTCAAGCAATCGTTTCTGCTGCCTCTTGTACCACTAACTGTTTAGCGCCAATTGCTAAAATTATCAATGACAACTGGGGTCTTAAGCGTGGCTTAATGACAACTGTTCATGCATCTACTGCAACACAGAAAACGGTTGACGGTCCTTCAATGAAAGATTGGAGAGGTGGTCGTGCGGTATTTGAAAACATTATTCCTTCATCAACAGGTGCAGCTAAAGCAGTAGGTGTCGTATTACCAGAATTGAATGGTAAGTTGACAGGTATGGCTTTCCGCATCCCATCAGTTGATGTGTCAGTGGTTGATTTGACTTGTGAATTAGACAAAGAAGCTTCTTATGAAGAAATCTGTGCGACTATCAAGACTGCATCAGAGACGACTATGAAAGGCACCTTGCAATATACCGAAGATATGGTTGTATCCTCTGATTTCCGTGGCGTTAGTGCTTCATCAATTTTTGATGCAAATGCGGGTATCGCACTTGACAGCACATTCGTGAAGTTGGTTTCTTGGTATGATAATGAGTATGGTTACACTTGTAACATGCTTCGTTTGGTTAAACACATTGCTTAA
- a CDS encoding phosphoglycerate kinase has protein sequence MSVINLSDLELSSKRVLIRQDLNVPIKDGVVTSDKRIKASLPTIKMAMKQGAKVMLMSHRGRPTEGEYSDEFTLQPVAERLTELLGVTVRLEKNWLNGVEMNDGEVVLCENVRFNEGEMANSDDLSKRMAAMCDIFAMDAFGTAHRAQASTHGVAKYAPVACSGPLLSGELEALGKALDNPKRPMVAIVGGSKVSTKLTVLESLSKIVDQLVVGGGIANTFIAAQGHNIGKSLCENDLIPTAKKLMEDCEIPVPTDVVCGKEFSETADATTMASGDVADDDMIFDIGPASAAQLAEIMKNAGTIVWNGPVGVFEFDQFASGTKTIAMAIAESDAFSIAGGGDTLAAVDKYNIEDKISYISTGGGAFLEFLEGKKLPAVEILEQRAAE, from the coding sequence ATGTCAGTTATTAATTTATCAGATTTAGAGTTAAGTTCAAAGAGGGTGTTGATTCGTCAAGACCTTAATGTTCCCATCAAGGATGGGGTGGTTACCAGTGATAAGCGCATTAAAGCGTCATTGCCAACGATTAAAATGGCAATGAAACAAGGGGCAAAAGTAATGCTAATGTCACACCGTGGTCGCCCAACTGAAGGCGAGTATAGTGATGAATTTACATTGCAACCCGTTGCCGAGCGTTTGACAGAGTTATTAGGCGTTACAGTGCGTTTAGAAAAAAACTGGTTGAATGGCGTTGAAATGAACGATGGCGAAGTGGTACTTTGCGAGAATGTGCGTTTTAATGAAGGCGAAATGGCAAATAGCGATGATCTGTCTAAACGCATGGCAGCGATGTGTGACATCTTTGCAATGGATGCTTTCGGTACAGCACATCGTGCGCAAGCCTCAACACATGGTGTTGCTAAGTATGCACCAGTTGCTTGCTCTGGTCCACTATTATCAGGCGAGTTAGAGGCATTGGGTAAAGCACTTGATAACCCTAAACGACCAATGGTTGCAATCGTTGGTGGTTCTAAAGTATCTACTAAGTTGACAGTGCTTGAATCATTGTCTAAGATTGTTGACCAATTGGTTGTTGGTGGCGGTATTGCCAATACTTTTATTGCAGCACAAGGTCATAATATCGGTAAATCTTTATGTGAGAACGACCTAATTCCAACGGCTAAAAAGTTAATGGAAGACTGTGAAATTCCAGTGCCAACAGATGTTGTTTGTGGTAAAGAATTTTCTGAAACTGCTGATGCTACAACGATGGCATCTGGCGATGTTGCCGATGACGATATGATTTTTGACATTGGTCCAGCGTCTGCAGCACAACTTGCTGAGATTATGAAAAATGCAGGGACCATCGTTTGGAATGGCCCAGTGGGCGTATTTGAGTTTGACCAGTTTGCTAGTGGAACAAAAACAATTGCAATGGCAATTGCTGAATCTGATGCATTTTCAATTGCAGGTGGTGGCGATACATTGGCAGCAGTTGACAAATACAACATTGAAGACAAAATCAGTTACATTTCCACAGGTGGTGGTGCATTCTTAGAATTCCTAGAAGGTAAAAAATTGCCAGCAGTAGAAATTTTAGAACAAAGAGCAGCGGAGTAA
- the coaE gene encoding dephospho-CoA kinase (Dephospho-CoA kinase (CoaE) performs the final step in coenzyme A biosynthesis.), with the protein MTTQRIALTGGIACGKSQFGDFLEALGADIIRLDDLSQEITTPNSEGLKELTAAFGENILRQDGCLNRKMLRNILLNSEDDKAQIERILHPKILKKMQGLQEKSKKQVVIVEIPLLFEKKLAYLFDSVIIITCDDGKQLKRLKNRANIDEKTAKQMISIQISQKNKIKIAKLMKNYTVENNGSIYDLKQQAEQLYNQLINL; encoded by the coding sequence ATGACAACTCAAAGAATTGCACTGACAGGTGGTATTGCTTGTGGAAAATCACAATTTGGAGATTTTTTAGAGGCACTAGGGGCGGATATTATTCGCCTGGATGACCTGTCACAAGAGATAACTACACCTAACTCAGAGGGGCTAAAAGAGCTTACCGCTGCTTTTGGTGAAAATATCCTTAGACAAGATGGTTGTTTAAATAGAAAGATGTTACGAAATATTTTATTAAATAGTGAAGACGATAAAGCACAAATTGAGCGTATTTTACATCCAAAAATACTCAAAAAGATGCAAGGGTTACAGGAAAAATCAAAAAAACAAGTGGTAATTGTTGAAATACCACTACTTTTTGAAAAAAAATTGGCATACTTATTCGATAGCGTTATTATTATCACTTGCGATGATGGAAAACAATTAAAAAGATTAAAAAATCGTGCGAACATTGATGAAAAGACTGCAAAACAGATGATTTCTATACAAATCAGTCAAAAAAATAAGATAAAAATAGCAAAATTGATGAAAAATTATACTGTTGAGAATAATGGCAGTATTTATGATTTAAAACAACAAGCAGAGCAACTTTATAACCAATTAATCAATTTGTAG
- the tkt gene encoding transketolase translates to MSTRRNLANAIRALSMDAVQKANSGHPGAPMGMADIAEVLWNDHLKFNPTNSNWADRDRFVLSNGHGSMLIYALLHLSGFELSIDDIKNFRQLHSKTAGHPEYGYADGIETTTGPLGQGITNAVGMAIAERTLAAQFNKPGHEIVNHNTFVFMGDGCLMEGLSHESCAMAGTLGLGKLTAFWDDNDISIDGHIGDWMEKGVPGRFKSYDWHVVAVDGHDADAINKAIEEAKAVTDKPSLICCKTTIGFGSPNLAGTHDCHGAPLGDDEIAKTREQLGWNHAPFEIPADVYEGWDHKAQGAIDEGIWKDKFAAYKAEYPAEAAEFLRRMAGDLPANFEVEMDAFITKTQDDMPKIASRQASQATIEAMGPLLPEMFGGSADLTGSNLTNWSGTVKVNKETANGNYLSWGVREFGMAHMMNGMVLHGGFKVYGATFFMFMEFMRNALRMSALMKIGTIYVYTHDSIGLGEDGPTHQPVEQLATVRMIPGFQTWRGCDAIESAVSWKMAMLRGDAPTALVFSRQALTPMPRTAEQVKNIEKGGYVLQDCEGTADIILISTGSEVGLTIDSANAMTDKKVRVVSMPSTDAFDMQDQAYKDSVLTVGVKRVAIEAGVGDGWYKYVGLEGGLVCMTSFGESAPADQLFKEFGFTVDNVVKTVNEVLA, encoded by the coding sequence ATGTCAACACGCAGAAATTTAGCAAATGCAATCCGCGCTTTAAGTATGGACGCCGTTCAGAAGGCCAATTCAGGTCATCCAGGTGCCCCAATGGGAATGGCAGACATCGCTGAGGTACTTTGGAATGATCACTTAAAGTTCAACCCAACGAATTCTAATTGGGCAGACCGTGACCGTTTTGTATTATCAAATGGCCATGGCTCAATGCTGATTTACGCATTGTTGCATTTGTCGGGTTTTGAGTTGTCAATAGACGATATTAAGAATTTCCGTCAATTACATTCTAAAACTGCGGGCCACCCAGAGTATGGTTATGCCGATGGCATTGAGACCACTACTGGCCCATTAGGGCAAGGTATTACCAATGCGGTGGGTATGGCGATTGCAGAGCGTACATTGGCAGCACAATTTAATAAGCCAGGTCATGAGATTGTTAACCACAATACTTTCGTATTTATGGGCGACGGTTGTTTGATGGAGGGTTTGTCGCATGAATCTTGTGCGATGGCGGGTACTTTAGGTTTGGGTAAATTAACAGCATTTTGGGATGATAATGATATTTCTATTGATGGTCACATTGGTGACTGGATGGAGAAAGGCGTTCCAGGTCGTTTTAAATCTTACGATTGGCATGTGGTTGCGGTTGATGGTCATGATGCGGATGCGATTAACAAGGCAATTGAAGAGGCAAAAGCGGTTACCGATAAGCCAAGTTTGATTTGTTGTAAGACGACGATTGGCTTTGGTTCGCCAAACCTTGCAGGTACACATGATTGTCACGGTGCACCATTAGGCGATGATGAAATCGCTAAAACGCGTGAGCAATTAGGTTGGAACCATGCACCATTTGAAATCCCTGCGGATGTTTATGAAGGTTGGGACCATAAGGCACAAGGTGCAATTGACGAAGGTATTTGGAAGGATAAATTTGCTGCTTATAAAGCAGAGTATCCAGCCGAAGCGGCCGAGTTCTTGCGTCGTATGGCAGGTGATTTACCAGCGAACTTTGAAGTTGAAATGGATGCTTTTATTACTAAGACACAAGACGATATGCCTAAGATTGCATCGCGTCAAGCGTCACAAGCAACGATTGAAGCAATGGGTCCTTTATTGCCAGAAATGTTTGGTGGTTCTGCGGACTTAACGGGTTCTAACTTGACGAATTGGTCGGGTACTGTGAAAGTTAACAAAGAAACGGCAAATGGCAACTATTTGTCATGGGGTGTGCGTGAGTTCGGCATGGCACATATGATGAATGGTATGGTTTTGCATGGTGGTTTCAAGGTTTATGGTGCGACTTTCTTTATGTTTATGGAGTTTATGCGTAATGCCTTGCGTATGTCAGCATTAATGAAAATCGGTACGATTTATGTTTATACGCATGATTCTATCGGCTTAGGCGAAGACGGTCCAACGCATCAGCCAGTTGAACAATTAGCAACGGTTAGAATGATTCCTGGTTTTCAAACTTGGAGAGGTTGTGATGCTATTGAGTCGGCGGTTTCTTGGAAAATGGCAATGTTAAGAGGTGATGCACCGACAGCATTGGTATTCTCAAGGCAAGCATTGACGCCGATGCCAAGAACGGCAGAGCAAGTTAAGAACATTGAGAAAGGCGGTTATGTGTTGCAAGATTGTGAAGGTACTGCGGATATTATCTTAATTTCAACCGGTTCTGAAGTTGGCTTGACAATTGACAGTGCGAATGCAATGACAGATAAAAAAGTAAGAGTTGTTTCAATGCCTTCTACGGACGCATTTGACATGCAAGATCAGGCATATAAAGATTCTGTATTGACTGTGGGTGTTAAGCGTGTTGCAATCGAAGCAGGTGTGGGTGATGGCTGGTATAAGTATGTGGGTTTAGAGGGTGGTTTAGTTTGTATGACCAGTTTCGGCGAGAGCGCACCGGCGGATCAATTGTTTAAAGAATTCGGTTTCACAGTTGATAATGTTGTTAAAACTGTCAACGAAGTATTGGCGTAA
- the pyk gene encoding pyruvate kinase has protein sequence MPRRTKILATLGPATDKPGILESVLAAGANVVRINFSHGSQEEHLGRVRAVRDWAHANNTYVGVLMDLQGPKIRIARFKDGMKIQLNNGDKFTLDADQDEALGNQESVGIAYKTLPQDVKSGNILLLDDGKVVLEVLSVKGNKINTIVTQGGELSDKKGINLRGGGLSADALTEKDKKDILTAAKANADYVALSFPVSGDDVRLTKKLLKEAGSDAGVISKIERAEALVDEVITDIIKESAGIMVARGDLGVEIGDPQLPAEQKRLIKLARSYDRVVITATQMLESMIHSPIPTRAEVFDVANAVLDGTDAVMLSAETAAGDYPANAVRTMHDVCIETEKSPTAKVSHHRLHEGFEHIDETIAMSTMYAANHLGVKVVVALTDSGKTPLWMSRISSNISIYAMSDKVATLRKTTLYRGVYPCGIETLSSSEWEKVNATVIGTLIEKDIVEKGDLVVLTKGMHSDTSGGTNLMKILRVGDKTYG, from the coding sequence TTGCCTAGAAGAACTAAAATATTAGCAACTTTGGGTCCAGCAACGGACAAGCCTGGCATTTTAGAGAGTGTTTTAGCGGCCGGTGCAAATGTCGTTCGTATTAACTTTTCGCACGGCTCGCAAGAAGAGCATTTAGGTCGCGTTAGAGCGGTGCGTGATTGGGCGCATGCGAATAATACTTATGTGGGTGTTTTGATGGATTTACAAGGTCCAAAAATTCGCATCGCTCGTTTTAAAGACGGAATGAAAATTCAGTTGAACAATGGTGATAAATTTACTTTGGACGCTGACCAAGATGAGGCGTTGGGCAATCAAGAGTCGGTTGGTATTGCTTATAAAACTTTACCGCAAGATGTGAAAAGTGGTAATATTTTATTGCTGGACGATGGTAAAGTTGTACTAGAAGTGTTGAGCGTTAAGGGTAATAAAATCAACACCATAGTTACTCAAGGTGGCGAATTATCAGACAAGAAAGGTATTAATCTTCGTGGTGGTGGTTTGTCAGCAGACGCATTAACTGAGAAAGACAAAAAAGACATTTTGACAGCGGCAAAGGCCAACGCAGATTATGTGGCTTTGTCATTCCCAGTCAGCGGCGATGATGTACGTTTAACGAAGAAATTATTGAAAGAAGCAGGCTCTGATGCTGGCGTGATTTCAAAAATTGAACGAGCCGAAGCATTAGTAGACGAAGTTATTACTGACATTATCAAAGAATCTGCAGGCATTATGGTGGCGCGCGGAGATTTGGGCGTTGAAATCGGCGACCCACAATTACCCGCAGAGCAAAAACGCTTGATTAAATTAGCGCGTTCTTATGACCGTGTGGTGATTACCGCAACGCAGATGTTAGAGTCAATGATTCACAGTCCAATTCCAACCCGTGCAGAAGTATTTGATGTTGCCAACGCAGTTTTAGATGGCACAGATGCGGTGATGTTGTCAGCGGAAACAGCAGCAGGCGATTATCCTGCGAATGCAGTGAGAACCATGCACGATGTTTGCATTGAAACCGAAAAAAGCCCAACGGCAAAAGTATCGCATCACCGTTTACATGAAGGGTTTGAGCATATTGATGAGACTATTGCAATGAGCACCATGTATGCAGCCAATCATTTGGGCGTTAAGGTTGTAGTAGCATTGACAGATAGTGGAAAAACACCGTTGTGGATGTCGCGTATCAGCTCTAATATTTCAATTTATGCAATGAGTGATAAAGTTGCCACTTTGCGTAAGACGACGCTTTATCGCGGTGTTTACCCTTGCGGTATTGAAACATTATCCAGTTCAGAGTGGGAAAAAGTCAATGCTACAGTGATTGGCACATTGATAGAAAAAGACATCGTCGAAAAAGGCGATTTGGTCGTGTTAACCAAAGGTATGCATAGCGACACCTCTGGTGGCACCAACCTAATGAAAATTTTGCGTGTGGGTGATAAGACCTACGGGTAG
- a CDS encoding clan AA aspartic protease, with protein sequence MGHIWADIELSNPKEEALASIKVNALADTGALMLCIPQHIANQLNLEINSEREVSVADGRSLKVPYMGPIKINFKNRSCFVGALVMGDEVLLGAVPMEDMDLTLNPARQTIGVNPNSPNIPHARVK encoded by the coding sequence ATGGGACATATTTGGGCAGATATAGAGTTGAGCAATCCTAAAGAGGAAGCGTTAGCCAGTATTAAAGTGAATGCATTGGCTGATACTGGGGCATTAATGTTGTGTATTCCGCAACACATTGCCAATCAGTTGAATTTAGAAATAAATTCTGAGCGTGAAGTTTCTGTTGCAGATGGCAGAAGTCTGAAAGTGCCTTATATGGGACCTATAAAAATTAATTTTAAAAATCGCTCTTGTTTTGTTGGTGCTTTAGTAATGGGAGATGAAGTGTTATTAGGTGCTGTGCCGATGGAAGATATGGATTTAACACTCAATCCAGCGCGCCAAACTATTGGCGTCAATCCAAATAGCCCAAATATACCGCATGCAAGAGTGAAATAG